From the genome of Pseudomonadota bacterium, one region includes:
- a CDS encoding transposase codes for YLGLGHSEKERESAYRELFLEKLDAGLINEIRQSTNGNFALGNKRFKEEISKALDRRVSPGKSGRPQKDKTSKDVKT; via the coding sequence TTTATCTGGGTCTCGGTCATTCTGAAAAAGAACGTGAATCAGCCTATCGGGAATTATTTCTGGAAAAGTTGGATGCGGGGTTAATCAACGAAATCCGGCAGTCTACCAATGGCAATTTTGCTCTTGGTAATAAGCGGTTCAAGGAAGAAATAAGTAAAGCATTAGATCGACGCGTCTCCCCCGGAAAGTCAGGCAGACCTCAAAAAGACAAAACCTCGAAAGATGTGAAAACATGA
- a CDS encoding mannose-1-phosphate guanylyltransferase: protein MTTDKTTEKNNFHAVILAGGSGTRFWPLSRHRRPKQLIPLLGGKTTLEATIERLSPLTDDSRTMVVTNKDQALAVEKLLASRFSKARIIAEPVGRNTAPAIALAAQLLIMDQGPESTMMVFPADHYISDLPEFIHTLELAATVAKQGWLVTLGIAPSWPETGYGYIQSGDVIEFDDDIPSEKVRKVSRFVEKPDAKRATEYLASGDYFWNSGIFIWRTDVILAEIARHLPAVDACLRRFSRGCQNLGFDQALAAYFRDVEAISIDYGVLEKSSRVAVVPSRFSWSDLGSWDALDELKLQPRVESENEKPAAETMLFSAKNNTVFSRKPTALIDVDDLLVVDTEDALLICKKGSSQRVKEVVEHLRQQEKDSLL, encoded by the coding sequence ATGACGACTGATAAAACAACCGAAAAAAACAACTTCCACGCCGTTATCCTTGCCGGCGGCTCCGGAACCCGCTTCTGGCCTTTGAGCCGTCACCGGCGGCCTAAACAGCTGATTCCGCTGTTGGGAGGTAAAACCACCCTGGAAGCCACCATTGAGCGCCTGTCTCCCTTGACCGATGATTCCCGGACCATGGTTGTTACCAATAAGGATCAGGCGCTGGCGGTGGAAAAACTGCTGGCGTCCCGCTTCAGTAAGGCCAGGATTATTGCCGAGCCGGTGGGTCGCAATACCGCCCCGGCCATTGCCCTAGCTGCCCAGTTGTTGATCATGGACCAGGGGCCGGAAAGCACGATGATGGTTTTTCCCGCCGACCACTACATATCCGACCTGCCGGAATTTATCCACACCCTGGAGCTGGCCGCAACCGTTGCAAAACAGGGCTGGCTGGTGACCTTGGGTATTGCCCCCAGTTGGCCGGAAACGGGCTATGGTTATATCCAGAGTGGTGATGTAATCGAGTTTGATGATGATATTCCCAGCGAGAAGGTTAGGAAAGTCAGCCGTTTTGTGGAAAAGCCTGATGCCAAGCGGGCCACTGAATACCTGGCATCCGGGGATTATTTCTGGAACAGCGGTATCTTTATCTGGCGTACCGATGTCATCCTGGCGGAAATTGCCCGACATCTACCGGCGGTTGATGCCTGCCTCCGGCGTTTTAGCCGGGGATGTCAGAATCTGGGTTTTGATCAGGCTCTGGCCGCTTATTTTCGGGACGTGGAAGCCATTTCCATCGATTACGGGGTGCTGGAAAAATCTTCCCGGGTGGCCGTGGTTCCCAGCCGTTTTTCCTGGAGTGATCTGGGAAGTTGGGACGCCCTGGATGAACTGAAGCTGCAGCCACGGGTTGAATCCGAAAATGAAAAACCGGCAGCTGAAACCATGCTGTTTTCAGCCAAAAATAATACCGTTTTCAGCCGTAAACCAACCGCCTTAATAGATGTTGATGACCTGCTGGTCGTTGACACGGAAGATGCCCTGCTGATCTGTAAAAAAGGAAGTTCCCAGCGGGTTAAAGAAGTGGTGGAACACCTGCGGCAGCAGGAGAAAGACTCCCTTCTCTAA